A portion of the bacterium genome contains these proteins:
- a CDS encoding DUF1015 domain-containing protein, translating into MAELQPFRGIRYHVSNVPNLDGVLCPPRHALSEQERFRYYLRHPHNAVRLEYGQDEPDDDAVINRHGRAAETMTQWFKDGVLRRDEIPGFYIYEQEFVPLEGGNPVKRLGLLALARLEDLENGNVRVLDAPRPELTADRLALLKATHVELAPLVAFYEDPDQFAAEILLEEKAMPPFLSLTDEEGQQHRLWRVIDPSLIIRVQEALAESPLYLADDRYRYEAALAFRDHLNANGADAERGLHNYAMMLLVDAEDPGLNLSPVHRLVKAPQVPADLLERLAPHYDIQPHALSSDAPDPEQLAALHGASPLGMLRASERTYYALSPKAAGLEAAQLHERVLPEILGQAEAAVSYAGDVREVLVGMGSGEFDLAFLLPRPKLDAAPKGTAPARTAELFPKAPTGLVFHHLEGTI; encoded by the coding sequence ATGGCAGAACTACAACCTTTTCGCGGGATCCGCTACCACGTGAGCAACGTGCCGAACCTCGACGGCGTGCTGTGCCCGCCGCGCCACGCGCTGAGCGAGCAAGAGCGTTTCCGGTACTACCTGCGCCACCCGCACAACGCGGTACGCCTGGAGTACGGCCAGGACGAGCCGGACGACGACGCGGTGATCAACCGTCACGGCCGCGCGGCCGAGACCATGACCCAGTGGTTCAAGGACGGCGTCCTGCGCCGGGACGAGATCCCGGGCTTCTACATCTACGAGCAGGAGTTCGTCCCCCTCGAAGGCGGCAATCCCGTCAAGCGACTCGGCCTGCTCGCCCTGGCGCGGCTCGAGGACCTCGAAAACGGCAACGTGCGCGTGCTGGATGCGCCCCGGCCGGAGCTTACGGCGGATCGCCTGGCCCTGCTCAAGGCCACCCATGTGGAGCTCGCTCCCCTCGTGGCCTTCTACGAGGACCCCGACCAGTTCGCCGCCGAGATCCTGCTCGAAGAGAAGGCCATGCCGCCCTTCCTCTCGCTCACCGACGAGGAGGGCCAGCAGCACCGGCTCTGGCGCGTGATCGACCCGAGCCTGATCATCCGGGTGCAAGAGGCCCTCGCCGAAAGCCCCCTCTACCTGGCCGACGATCGCTACCGCTACGAGGCGGCCCTCGCCTTCCGCGACCACCTCAACGCCAACGGGGCGGACGCTGAGCGCGGGCTGCACAACTACGCCATGATGCTGCTCGTCGACGCCGAGGACCCGGGCCTGAACCTTTCGCCCGTCCATCGCCTGGTCAAGGCGCCCCAGGTGCCCGCCGATCTCCTGGAGCGACTCGCGCCCCACTACGACATCCAGCCGCACGCCCTGTCGAGCGACGCGCCCGATCCCGAGCAGTTGGCCGCCCTCCATGGCGCCTCGCCGCTCGGCATGCTCCGCGCCAGCGAGCGGACCTACTACGCCCTCTCCCCCAAGGCCGCGGGCCTCGAAGCCGCACAGCTGCACGAGCGGGTCCTGCCCGAGATCCTGGGCCAGGCTGAGGCTGCCGTTTCCTACGCCGGCGACGTGCGCGAGGTGCTGGTGGGGATGGGCTCGGGCGAGTTCGACCTGGCCTTCCTCCTGCCTCGCCCCAAGCTCGACGCCGCCCCCAAGGGCACCGCTCCCGCCCGGACGGCGGAACTCTTTCCCAAAGCCCCCACGGGGCTCGTCTTCCATCACCTCGAAGGGACCATCTAG
- a CDS encoding alpha-ketoacid dehydrogenase subunit beta, which yields MPTMNIIQAVNDALRIQMAQDDRVVILGEDVGKFGGVFRATSGLQEQFGADRVVDCPLSEAGIMGTAIGMALYGLRPVPEMQFADFIYPAFDQIVNELAKYRYRSGGQYPCPVVVRTPYGGGIKGGHYHSQSNEAYWVQTPGLKVVIPSNPYDAKGLLLAAMRQDDPVIFMEPKRMYRAAKGDVPEGDYTLEIGKAKVVKEGKDITVLAYGSMVHTAMEALAKAEAEGIDAELIDLRSLVPLDIDTIIASVEKTGRVVIVQEAPKSAGFAAELIALINEHALLSLEAPIVRVTGWDTPFPYTLDLEYLPSADRVLQGMRKTLNF from the coding sequence ATGCCCACGATGAACATCATCCAGGCCGTCAACGACGCCCTGCGCATCCAGATGGCCCAGGACGACCGTGTGGTCATCCTCGGCGAGGACGTGGGCAAGTTCGGCGGCGTCTTCCGCGCCACCTCGGGCCTCCAGGAGCAGTTCGGCGCCGACCGCGTCGTTGACTGCCCCCTCTCCGAAGCCGGCATCATGGGCACCGCCATCGGCATGGCCCTCTACGGCCTGCGCCCGGTGCCCGAGATGCAGTTCGCGGACTTCATCTACCCGGCCTTCGACCAGATCGTCAACGAGCTCGCGAAGTACCGCTACCGCTCGGGCGGTCAGTACCCCTGCCCGGTGGTCGTCCGCACCCCCTACGGCGGCGGCATCAAGGGCGGCCACTACCACTCGCAGTCCAACGAGGCCTACTGGGTCCAGACCCCCGGCCTCAAGGTCGTCATCCCCTCGAACCCCTACGACGCCAAGGGCCTCTTGCTCGCCGCCATGCGCCAGGACGATCCCGTGATCTTCATGGAGCCCAAGCGGATGTACCGTGCGGCCAAGGGTGACGTGCCCGAGGGCGACTACACCCTCGAGATCGGCAAGGCCAAGGTCGTCAAGGAAGGCAAGGACATCACCGTCCTCGCCTACGGCTCCATGGTCCACACCGCCATGGAGGCGCTTGCCAAGGCCGAGGCCGAGGGCATCGACGCCGAGCTGATCGACCTGCGCTCGCTGGTGCCCCTCGACATCGACACGATCATCGCGTCGGTCGAGAAGACCGGCCGCGTGGTCATCGTCCAGGAGGCCCCCAAGTCGGCGGGCTTCGCCGCCGAGCTGATCGCGCTGATCAACGAGCACGCGCTCCTCAGCCTCGAGGCGCCGATCGTCCGCGTCACCGGCTGGGACACCCCCTTCCCCTACACGCTGGACCTGGAGTACCTGCCCAGCGCCGATCGCGTCCTCCAGGGGATGCGCAAGACCCTCAACTTCTAG
- a CDS encoding transglycosylase SLT domain-containing protein gives MRLVLSLALGLILATTSLPTVARADTPENPNPTYQYIKSVAGEAKAKRYAWHIEQAAKKWKLDPLLVARVIRLESSFNPREVSHVGAHGLMQVMPFHFTRRGIPRAKWFDTAINLDLGCRILAWYLDRMEAQYPGLDPRAINHRALVAYNMGPRAVVSRGIYRSRYSEIIMKRYLLPGASESAMLAGPTPQGPNPAEGLPAMSDANQAAMQAELAVMDATSSVPTAPGLSR, from the coding sequence TTGCGTCTCGTGCTGTCCCTGGCCCTCGGCCTGATCCTCGCCACCACCTCGCTGCCGACCGTGGCCCGCGCGGATACCCCCGAGAACCCCAACCCCACCTACCAGTACATCAAGTCGGTGGCGGGCGAGGCCAAGGCCAAGCGTTACGCCTGGCACATCGAGCAAGCGGCCAAGAAGTGGAAGCTGGACCCCTTGCTGGTGGCGCGGGTCATCCGGCTGGAGAGCAGCTTCAACCCTCGCGAGGTCAGCCACGTGGGAGCCCACGGGCTCATGCAGGTCATGCCCTTCCACTTCACCCGGCGCGGGATCCCGCGCGCCAAGTGGTTCGACACGGCCATCAATCTGGATCTCGGCTGCCGGATCCTCGCCTGGTACCTCGATCGCATGGAGGCCCAGTACCCGGGCCTCGACCCCCGCGCCATCAATCACCGGGCGCTGGTGGCCTACAACATGGGCCCCCGGGCCGTGGTCTCGCGCGGCATCTACCGCTCGCGCTACTCCGAGATCATCATGAAGCGCTACCTGCTGCCGGGTGCTTCCGAGAGCGCCATGCTCGCGGGCCCCACGCCCCAGGGCCCCAACCCCGCCGAGGGCCTGCCCGCCATGAGCGACGCCAACCAGGCGGCCATGCAGGCGGAGCTCGCGGTCATGGACGCCACCTCCTCGGTGCCCACCGCTCCCGGCCTCTCGCGGTAA
- a CDS encoding class I SAM-dependent rRNA methyltransferase produces the protein MTATSERTTTRYRVQFKRNRDERVRAGHPWVFSGEVLEKPPAEAHGQIVDVYDSRGKFMGQGYCNINSNILVRLLNRRVDEVIDRAWWKQRLQEAIALRAEYVSGTDACRLVNGEADGLPALIVDKYGDYLSIQVLSHGIEVRLPEIVEILAELVQPKGIYERSDVPVRRLEGLEQRTGVLWGEAPPSDLSIQEGPYRLNVDIVTGQKTGFFLDQRPNRLKLGELSKGKRVLNCFSYSGGFSMAAAVGGASEVVSVDISAEAIALGEANAKLNGVEDRCKWVVANAFDYLRELEKAGEKFDVVILDPPAFTKTKDSIPGAVRGYKEINLRGMRLLKPGGLLVSASCSHHINPSHFVEIIQSAAVDSYKRLRMLALEGAGMDHPILPAASETNYLKCFYGTVH, from the coding sequence ATGACCGCCACTTCCGAACGCACGACCACCCGCTACCGCGTCCAGTTCAAGCGCAACCGCGACGAGCGCGTGCGGGCCGGGCACCCCTGGGTCTTCTCCGGTGAGGTCCTCGAGAAGCCCCCCGCCGAGGCCCACGGCCAGATCGTCGACGTCTACGACTCGCGCGGCAAGTTCATGGGGCAGGGCTACTGCAACATCAACTCCAACATCCTGGTGCGCCTCTTGAACCGCCGGGTCGACGAGGTGATCGACCGCGCGTGGTGGAAGCAGCGCCTCCAGGAAGCGATCGCCCTGCGCGCCGAGTACGTTTCGGGTACCGACGCCTGCCGCCTGGTGAACGGTGAGGCCGACGGCCTGCCGGCCCTCATCGTGGACAAGTACGGCGACTACCTCTCGATCCAGGTGCTGTCTCACGGCATCGAGGTCCGGTTGCCCGAGATCGTCGAGATCCTGGCCGAGCTGGTGCAGCCCAAGGGCATCTACGAGCGCAGCGACGTGCCCGTCCGGCGCCTCGAAGGCCTCGAACAGCGCACCGGCGTGCTCTGGGGCGAGGCGCCGCCCAGCGACCTCTCCATCCAGGAAGGCCCCTACCGCCTCAACGTGGACATCGTGACCGGCCAGAAGACCGGCTTCTTCCTCGATCAGCGCCCCAACCGCCTCAAGCTGGGCGAGCTGAGCAAGGGTAAGCGCGTCCTGAACTGCTTCAGCTACTCGGGCGGCTTCTCGATGGCTGCGGCTGTGGGCGGTGCGAGCGAGGTGGTGAGCGTGGACATCTCGGCCGAGGCGATCGCCCTCGGCGAGGCCAACGCCAAGCTCAACGGCGTCGAGGACCGCTGCAAGTGGGTGGTCGCCAACGCCTTCGACTACCTGCGCGAGCTGGAGAAGGCCGGCGAGAAGTTCGACGTGGTGATCCTCGATCCTCCCGCCTTCACCAAGACCAAGGATTCGATCCCTGGCGCCGTGCGCGGCTACAAGGAGATCAACCTGCGCGGCATGCGCCTGCTCAAGCCGGGCGGGCTCCTGGTCAGCGCCTCGTGCTCGCACCACATCAACCCGAGCCACTTCGTCGAGATCATCCAGTCGGCCGCGGTGGACTCCTACAAGCGCCTGCGCATGCTGGCCCTCGAAGGCGCCGGCATGGACCACCCCATCCTGCCTGCGGCCTCCGAGACCAACTACTTGAAGTGCTTCTACGGCACCGTCCACTAG
- a CDS encoding TVP38/TMEM64 family protein encodes MEASWALALPTLPEIRAWSRELGAFAPLAMVGVMTLQQLVPLFPGGLLIALAGTLFGVPMGLAVVTVGTLCASAACHTMGRGPARALVHRVAGDVRMRAVEARLAHHGPRTVAVIRAFPFVPSYIVSYAAGIVGLPLRTYLLGSLIGTLPGNFLHVLLGDRILNPRDPLFWASMGGLLLLAVTSFLVERRTRRRQAGKD; translated from the coding sequence ATGGAGGCGAGCTGGGCCCTCGCCCTGCCGACCCTTCCCGAGATCCGCGCCTGGAGCCGTGAGCTTGGGGCCTTCGCGCCGCTCGCCATGGTGGGGGTCATGACCCTCCAGCAGCTCGTGCCCCTCTTCCCCGGCGGCCTCTTGATCGCGCTCGCGGGCACCCTGTTCGGCGTGCCCATGGGCCTGGCCGTCGTCACCGTCGGCACCCTCTGCGCGTCGGCGGCCTGCCACACCATGGGGCGGGGCCCGGCGCGCGCGCTTGTCCATCGCGTTGCCGGCGATGTCCGGATGCGGGCGGTGGAGGCGCGTCTTGCCCATCACGGGCCGCGCACGGTCGCCGTGATCCGGGCCTTCCCCTTCGTGCCTTCCTACATCGTGAGCTATGCGGCGGGCATCGTGGGCCTGCCCCTGAGGACCTACCTCTTGGGCTCGCTCATCGGGACTTTGCCGGGCAACTTCCTGCACGTGCTCCTGGGCGATCGCATCCTCAACCCGCGCGATCCCCTCTTCTGGGCCTCCATGGGCGGCCTCTTGCTGCTCGCCGTGACCTCGTTTCTCGTCGAGCGCCGCACCCGACGCCGCCAAGCCGGTAAAGACTGA
- the lipB gene encoding lipoyl(octanoyl) transferase LipB yields MSRPLRVADLGRIPYPAAWELQKKLVDLRADDHIEDHLLLLEHEPVITLGRKADPAEHVCEAGKGVPTFEIERGGEATYHAPGQLVGYFILKLEGAERDLHRLLRQIEEIQIRALSRWGIEAGRNPGKTGVWVDDRKISSIGVAVRRWVTYHGLGLNVSTDLGGFQAIRPCGMEAGVMTSMEALLGKPVAMDEVKAAIAAEAAVVLERTVLPADLERTLQQAR; encoded by the coding sequence GTGAGCCGGCCGCTGCGCGTCGCTGACCTCGGGCGCATCCCCTACCCGGCGGCCTGGGAGCTTCAAAAGAAGCTCGTGGACCTGCGGGCGGACGACCACATCGAGGACCACCTGCTCCTGCTCGAGCACGAGCCGGTCATCACCCTGGGCCGCAAGGCCGACCCCGCCGAGCACGTTTGCGAGGCGGGGAAGGGGGTGCCGACCTTCGAGATCGAGCGCGGGGGCGAGGCCACCTACCATGCGCCGGGGCAGCTGGTTGGCTACTTCATCCTGAAGCTGGAGGGGGCCGAGCGGGATCTGCACCGTCTCTTGCGCCAGATCGAGGAGATCCAGATCCGCGCCCTGTCGCGCTGGGGGATCGAGGCCGGCCGTAACCCTGGCAAGACCGGGGTGTGGGTGGACGATCGCAAGATCTCGTCGATCGGCGTCGCGGTGCGCCGCTGGGTCACCTACCACGGCCTGGGGCTCAACGTCTCCACGGACCTGGGGGGCTTCCAGGCCATCCGCCCGTGCGGGATGGAGGCGGGGGTCATGACCTCCATGGAGGCCCTGCTTGGCAAGCCGGTCGCCATGGACGAGGTCAAGGCGGCGATCGCCGCCGAGGCGGCCGTCGTGCTCGAACGCACCGTGTTACCGGCGGACCTGGAGCGCACCCTGCAGCAGGCGCGCTAG
- a CDS encoding N-acetylmuramoyl-L-alanine amidase produces MNASRLLPGLVALTFSVSGCAATLARAAQEEAPAPLADRTYDALVDALPAPGQTPLKGRVIVVDPGHGGKEPGTVGPTGLTEKEVNLGVSKALANLLREAGAKVILTREGDTGVAPAGSSLADDLKARIAIANAAKADLFISVHHNATLDPKHERLMTETYYKMDDAGPSADAGSSIHRHLLRNLGLPQEKLVPGNYAVLRNAEVPAILGEASYLSHPSTEAKLRRPEKQLLEAQAYFAGILDYFAKGTPRVVSFNQQMSADAARTTLIARLDGGGGAIDPASVALRLDGTSVSAFYDAETRTVRHTPKDPLANGPHTATLAARNVGGNATPLSTLTFTVDRPAAEIRLQSPLAMLPTSGMLPLRARVFDALGLPVAEGTPVTWQLEGGGLTWQQTRTVRGEATNHVRAPKAKQTVTVKAGKATASYQLPTARAAVLMGRVLGPDSQPLARASVVAVGTSDRLVTESDESGYWHFETAPGGLKEVRVLLPGYRPQALALSAARELEVRLEASAPFALRDQLVVLNPEGGSEERDPFKRKLSGYNWLVAEHLRGYLEAAGARVRLTRGVDEGPSDIQRIREANAQNAALFVTIGHHASDSIRTSHYPTSAKGKQIAASVREALLAADGSLKDGGTLPDSTYVLIQTSCPSVTVTHGTKGLTTDDPAASARKEAYGILLGLLPKPDRAASLAVQVRGMDERAVGNALVTLDGVWHGQTDVEGRWRFANLAPGKHEVTLVLGSGAMVRQDVTLADNQAGALVLRFP; encoded by the coding sequence ATGAACGCCTCGCGCCTCCTTCCCGGCCTCGTCGCCCTGACCTTCAGCGTGTCCGGCTGTGCAGCGACCCTCGCCAGGGCCGCTCAGGAGGAGGCGCCCGCACCGCTCGCGGACCGCACCTACGACGCGCTGGTCGACGCCTTGCCCGCGCCCGGCCAGACTCCGCTCAAGGGGCGGGTGATCGTGGTGGACCCGGGCCACGGCGGCAAGGAGCCCGGCACCGTGGGGCCCACCGGCCTCACGGAGAAAGAGGTCAACCTGGGGGTGAGCAAGGCCCTCGCGAACCTCCTGCGCGAGGCGGGCGCCAAGGTCATCCTGACCCGCGAGGGCGACACGGGGGTGGCCCCTGCGGGATCGAGCCTCGCCGACGACCTCAAGGCCCGCATCGCGATCGCAAACGCCGCCAAGGCGGACCTCTTCATCTCGGTCCACCACAACGCCACGCTCGACCCCAAGCACGAGCGCCTGATGACCGAGACCTACTACAAGATGGACGATGCGGGTCCCTCGGCGGACGCCGGTTCGAGCATCCATCGCCACCTGCTGCGCAACCTGGGCCTGCCCCAGGAGAAGCTGGTGCCCGGCAACTACGCCGTGCTGCGCAACGCCGAGGTCCCCGCCATCCTGGGCGAAGCCTCCTACCTCTCGCATCCCTCGACCGAGGCCAAGCTGCGCCGGCCCGAGAAGCAACTGCTCGAGGCCCAGGCCTACTTCGCCGGGATCCTCGATTACTTCGCCAAGGGCACCCCGCGCGTCGTCTCCTTCAACCAGCAAATGAGCGCCGACGCCGCGCGCACGACCCTCATCGCTCGCCTCGACGGCGGGGGCGGAGCCATCGACCCAGCCTCGGTCGCCCTGCGCCTGGACGGCACCAGCGTCAGTGCCTTCTACGACGCCGAGACCCGCACCGTGCGCCACACCCCCAAGGATCCGCTCGCCAACGGGCCGCACACGGCGACGCTGGCGGCCCGGAACGTGGGCGGCAACGCCACCCCGCTCTCGACCCTCACCTTCACCGTCGATCGCCCCGCCGCCGAGATCCGGCTCCAGAGCCCCCTCGCCATGCTCCCGACCAGCGGGATGCTGCCGCTTCGCGCCCGGGTGTTCGACGCCCTGGGCCTGCCGGTCGCCGAGGGCACGCCCGTGACCTGGCAGCTCGAAGGGGGCGGTCTCACCTGGCAGCAGACCCGCACCGTCCGGGGCGAGGCGACCAACCACGTCCGCGCCCCCAAGGCCAAGCAAACCGTCACGGTCAAGGCGGGCAAGGCGACCGCCAGCTACCAGCTGCCGACTGCTCGCGCGGCCGTCCTGATGGGGCGGGTGCTCGGCCCCGACTCGCAACCCCTCGCCCGCGCCTCCGTCGTGGCAGTCGGCACCTCCGACCGGCTCGTGACCGAGAGCGACGAGAGCGGCTACTGGCACTTCGAGACGGCTCCTGGCGGCCTCAAGGAGGTCCGCGTCTTACTGCCCGGCTATCGCCCGCAGGCCCTCGCGCTCTCGGCGGCCCGCGAACTCGAAGTGCGCCTGGAAGCGAGCGCCCCCTTCGCCCTGCGTGACCAGCTCGTCGTCCTCAACCCCGAAGGGGGCAGCGAGGAGCGCGATCCGTTCAAGCGCAAGCTCTCCGGCTACAACTGGCTGGTGGCCGAGCACCTGCGCGGCTATCTCGAAGCCGCCGGGGCCAGGGTACGCCTCACCCGCGGCGTCGACGAGGGCCCGAGCGACATCCAACGGATCCGCGAGGCCAACGCCCAGAACGCTGCGCTGTTCGTCACCATCGGGCACCATGCGAGCGATAGCATCCGCACCTCGCACTATCCGACCAGCGCCAAGGGCAAGCAGATCGCAGCCTCCGTGCGCGAGGCCCTGCTCGCCGCCGACGGCAGCCTCAAGGACGGGGGGACCCTGCCCGACTCGACCTACGTCCTGATCCAGACCAGCTGCCCCTCGGTGACCGTCACCCACGGGACCAAGGGCCTCACGACCGACGACCCCGCGGCCTCGGCCCGCAAGGAGGCCTACGGCATCCTGCTCGGGCTTTTACCCAAACCGGATCGGGCGGCAAGCCTCGCCGTGCAGGTGCGGGGAATGGATGAGAGGGCTGTCGGCAACGCCCTGGTCACCCTCGACGGGGTCTGGCACGGCCAGACGGATGTCGAGGGCCGCTGGCGCTTCGCCAACCTCGCTCCCGGCAAGCATGAGGTGACGCTCGTCCTCGGCAGCGGCGCCATGGTGCGCCAGGACGTGACGCTCGCCGACAACCAGGCGGGCGCACTGGTCCTTCGCTTCCCCTGA
- the lpdA gene encoding dihydrolipoyl dehydrogenase, translating into MQKKHVEALVIGAGPGGYVAAIRLAQLGKKVLLVEKGQLGGVCLNVGCIPSKALITAAKTVEKLKKVDQMGITVGGFSVDFPKMIGWKDSIVKKLTGGVGQLVKGNGGEVLYGTATFKTANQVEVQTDDGPVLVEAQSVIVATGSRPIEIPGFAFDGKRVISSTEALALPEIPKRLVVIGGGYIGLEMGMMYAKLGAQVTVVERMGQVLPGFDPEIAQLLSRQLKKLGVEVLLETAAKGYVDGPMGAKVQLDQNGKAIEIDADRILVTVGRRPNSEGLGLERVGVRIDAKGFVLTDKQMRTNVPGIYAIGDLAGQPMLAHKASKEAEVAAEVIAGHPAAMDVKAIPAVVFTDPEIGSVGMSEAEAKAQGFDAVVGKFPFAALGRAMTTGETEGFVKVVADKKTQEVLGVHIVGPEASNLVAEAGLALEMGAFIDDLSLTVHAHPTLAEGIMEAAKAAIGEAIHVMNKDSREPAAARR; encoded by the coding sequence ATGCAGAAGAAACACGTCGAAGCCCTGGTGATCGGTGCGGGCCCCGGGGGCTACGTGGCGGCCATCCGTCTTGCCCAGCTTGGCAAGAAGGTGCTCTTGGTCGAGAAGGGCCAGCTCGGCGGCGTGTGCCTCAACGTGGGCTGCATCCCCTCCAAGGCCCTCATCACCGCCGCCAAGACGGTCGAGAAGCTCAAGAAGGTGGACCAGATGGGCATCACCGTGGGCGGCTTCTCGGTGGACTTCCCCAAGATGATCGGCTGGAAGGACAGCATCGTGAAGAAGCTGACCGGCGGCGTCGGCCAGCTGGTCAAGGGCAACGGCGGCGAGGTCCTCTACGGGACCGCCACCTTCAAGACCGCCAACCAGGTCGAGGTCCAGACCGACGACGGGCCGGTGCTGGTCGAGGCCCAGAGCGTCATCGTCGCCACCGGCAGCCGCCCCATCGAGATTCCGGGCTTCGCCTTCGACGGCAAGCGCGTCATCTCGTCGACCGAGGCTCTCGCCCTTCCCGAGATTCCCAAGCGTCTGGTGGTCATCGGCGGCGGCTACATCGGCCTCGAGATGGGCATGATGTACGCCAAGCTCGGCGCGCAGGTCACGGTCGTCGAGCGGATGGGCCAGGTGCTGCCCGGCTTCGACCCCGAGATCGCCCAGCTGCTCAGCCGCCAGCTCAAGAAGCTCGGCGTCGAGGTCCTGCTCGAAACTGCCGCCAAGGGCTACGTGGACGGCCCCATGGGCGCCAAGGTCCAGCTCGACCAGAACGGCAAGGCCATCGAGATCGACGCCGACCGCATCCTGGTGACGGTGGGCCGTCGTCCCAACTCCGAGGGTCTGGGCCTGGAGCGCGTGGGCGTGCGCATCGACGCCAAGGGCTTCGTGCTCACCGACAAGCAGATGCGGACCAACGTGCCCGGCATCTACGCCATCGGCGACCTGGCCGGCCAGCCCATGCTCGCCCACAAGGCCTCCAAGGAGGCCGAGGTGGCCGCCGAGGTCATCGCCGGTCACCCGGCGGCCATGGACGTGAAGGCCATCCCCGCGGTCGTCTTCACCGATCCCGAGATCGGCTCGGTCGGCATGTCCGAGGCCGAGGCCAAGGCGCAGGGCTTCGATGCCGTCGTCGGCAAGTTCCCCTTCGCTGCTCTGGGCCGGGCCATGACCACGGGCGAGACCGAGGGCTTCGTCAAGGTCGTGGCCGACAAGAAGACCCAGGAGGTCCTGGGGGTCCACATCGTCGGGCCCGAGGCCTCGAACCTGGTGGCCGAGGCGGGCCTCGCCCTCGAAATGGGGGCTTTCATCGACGACCTGAGCCTCACGGTCCACGCGCACCCGACGCTCGCCGAGGGGATCATGGAGGCGGCGAAGGCCGCCATCGGCGAGGCGATCCACGTTATGAACAAGGACTCCCGTGAGCCGGCCGCTGCGCGTCGCTGA
- a CDS encoding 2-oxo acid dehydrogenase subunit E2: MSTVTGNVFDFRLPDIGEGVVEGELIAWLVKPGDEVGADQPMFEVMTDKATVEIPSPRKGKILATFGKEGEILKVGDVVVTIEMAAGQTAPIMHGHGGSSAPEAPAAAVMAPSCASVQIAESLPECAPMAEILTEVPAELPAIEPGRRVLATPATRKLARELGVEIARVPGSGFNGRVMKADVSAFHQRLSAPAPVAPVAAAAPVATAAVVPAATPLASYGPEERIPMKGVRKKIAEKMVQSKFTAPHFTYMDELDATKLIGLRAESKPLAEAEGIKLTYLPFIMKAVVAALKKFPTLNASIDDATGELVIKHYYNLGIAVAGENGLIVPVIKDVDKKSILELAKEISEVAERARIGRNNPDDLKGGTFTLSSIGNVGGLFATPIINHPEVGILAIMKIQDRPVVRDGQIVAAKMMNMALSFDHRVVDGAVGAEFTNLVIKLLENPTKLMLAMS, translated from the coding sequence ATGAGTACCGTTACCGGCAACGTTTTCGATTTCCGTCTCCCCGACATCGGCGAAGGGGTCGTCGAGGGCGAACTCATCGCCTGGCTGGTCAAGCCGGGTGACGAGGTGGGCGCAGACCAGCCCATGTTCGAGGTCATGACCGACAAGGCGACCGTCGAGATCCCCTCGCCCCGCAAGGGCAAGATCCTCGCGACCTTCGGCAAGGAAGGCGAGATCCTCAAGGTGGGCGACGTGGTCGTCACCATCGAGATGGCCGCCGGCCAGACCGCGCCCATCATGCACGGCCACGGCGGCAGCAGCGCCCCTGAGGCGCCTGCGGCGGCCGTCATGGCTCCCTCGTGCGCGTCGGTCCAGATCGCCGAGAGCCTTCCCGAGTGCGCCCCCATGGCCGAGATCCTCACCGAGGTCCCCGCCGAGCTGCCCGCCATCGAGCCGGGCCGCCGCGTGCTCGCGACCCCCGCGACCCGCAAGCTCGCTCGCGAGCTGGGCGTCGAGATCGCCCGCGTCCCCGGCTCGGGCTTCAACGGTCGCGTGATGAAGGCGGACGTGTCGGCTTTCCATCAGCGCCTGAGCGCTCCTGCTCCTGTGGCTCCGGTCGCGGCTGCTGCCCCCGTGGCCACCGCTGCGGTGGTGCCGGCTGCTACCCCGCTCGCCTCCTACGGTCCCGAGGAGCGCATCCCCATGAAGGGCGTGCGCAAGAAGATCGCCGAGAAGATGGTTCAGTCCAAGTTCACGGCGCCCCACTTCACCTACATGGACGAGCTGGATGCCACCAAGCTCATCGGGCTGCGCGCCGAGTCCAAGCCCCTGGCCGAGGCCGAGGGCATCAAGCTCACCTACCTGCCCTTCATCATGAAGGCGGTGGTCGCGGCCCTCAAGAAGTTCCCGACCCTCAACGCGAGCATCGACGATGCCACGGGCGAGCTGGTCATCAAGCACTACTACAACCTGGGCATCGCGGTCGCTGGCGAGAACGGCCTCATCGTCCCCGTCATCAAGGACGTGGACAAGAAGAGCATCCTCGAGCTCGCCAAGGAGATCTCCGAGGTTGCCGAGCGCGCCCGTATCGGCCGCAACAACCCGGATGACCTCAAGGGCGGCACCTTCACGCTGTCGAGCATCGGCAACGTGGGCGGCCTGTTCGCCACCCCGATCATCAACCACCCCGAGGTGGGCATCCTTGCGATCATGAAGATCCAGGACCGCCCGGTGGTGCGCGACGGTCAGATCGTCGCCGCCAAGATGATGAACATGGCCCTCAGCTTCGACCACCGCGTGGTGGACGGCGCGGTGGGCGCGGAGTTCACCAACCTGGTCATCAAGCTGCTCGAGAACCCGACCAAGCTGATGCTGGCGATGAGCTAG